A genomic stretch from Setaria italica strain Yugu1 chromosome VII, Setaria_italica_v2.0, whole genome shotgun sequence includes:
- the LOC101776963 gene encoding acetyl-coenzyme A synthetase, chloroplastic/glyoxysomal, producing the protein MAHHIYATTSGCARPAIPPLFPAPTPTLPLPSSSSRLRRRRGSHSPSPSPTPMGATGHLGALAVAAGAAKPRNGGRPCAAVLGDPLPALDDDPGLLVHPSADFAAQALVSSTQQYREMYQRSIDDPAGFWSEIAEEFYWKQKWNPDAVCSENLDVTKGPIKIEWFKGGKTNICYNAVDRNVESGNGDKIAMYWEGNEPSDDGKLTYSELLDQVCQLANYLKSVGVGKGDAVVIYLPMLMELPIAMLACARIGAVHSVVFAGFSADAIAQRIIDCKPKVVITCNAVKRGLKAIPLKDIVDTALVESAKNGVDVGICLTYENQSALNKVDTRWKPGRDVWWQDVVPNFPTKCDVEWVDAEDPLFLLYTSGSTGKPKGVLHTTGGYMVYSATTFKHAFDYKPADVYWCTADCGWITGHSYVTYGPLLNGATVLVFEGAPNYPDPGRCWDIVDKYGVTIFYTAPTLIRSLMRDGTEYVSRYSRKSLRVLGSVGEPINPTAWRWFYDVIGDSRCPISDTWWQTETGGFMITPLPGAWPQKPGSATFPFFGVQPVIVDEKGREMEGECSGYLCIKKSWPGAFRTLYGDQDRYETTYFKPFAGYYFSGDGCRRDKDGYHWLTGRVDDVINVSGHRIGTAEVESALVSHPKCAEAAVVGIDHEVKGQGIYAFVTLVDGVAYSDDLRKSLIMTVRGQIGAFAAPDKIHWAPGLPKTRSGKIMRRILRKIASRQLDELGDTSTLADPGVVDQLIALSDS; encoded by the exons ATGGCCCACCATATATACGCCACCACCAGCGGGTGCGCCCGCCCCGCGATCCCGCCGCTCTTtcccgcgccgacgccgacccTTCCTCTACCCTCATCTTCGTCTCGGTTGCGGCGACGCCGGGGGAGTCACAGTCCCAGTCCCAGTCCCACTCCCATGGGCGCGACCGGGCACCTGGGTGCGCtggcggtggccgccggcgccgctaaGCCGCGGAACGGCGGCAGGCCGTGCGCGGCCGTGCTGGGCGACCCGCTGCCGGCGCTCGACGACGACCCGggcctcctcgtccaccccAGCGCCGACTTCGCCGCCCAGGCTCTCGTCTCCTCCACGCAGCAG TACCGGGAGATGTACCAGAGGTCGATCGACGACCCGGCTGGGTTCTGGTCGGAGATTGCGGAGGAGTTCTACTGGAAGCAGAAGTGGAACCCTGATGCAGTTTGCTCTGAGAACCTCGATGTCACCAAGGGGCCGATCAAGATTGAA TGGTTCAAAGGGGGGAAGACCAACATATGCTACAATGCGGTGGACCGCAATGTAGAGTCTGGGAACGGGGACAAAATTGCCATGTACTGGGAGGGGAACGAGCCCAGTGATGACGGGAAGCTCACATACTCTGAGCTCTTGGACCAGGTTTGCCAG CTGGCGAATTACTTGAAAAGCGTCGGTGTTGGAAAGGGTGATGCCGTGGTGATCTACCTGCCAATGTTGATGGAGCTTCCCATTGCAATGCTTGCATGTGCTCGCATCGGTGCTGTTCATTCG GTTGTGTTTGCTGGCTTCTCTGCTGATGCAATAGCACAAAGAATCATTGACTGCAAGCCTAAGGTTGTGATTACCTGCAATGCTGTGAAAAGAGGGCTGAAAGCCATCCCTCTCAAAGATATAGTTGACACTGCTCTGGTTGAAAGTGCAAAGAATGGAGTTGATGTAG GCATTTGCTTGACATATGAAAATCAGTCAGCACTGAATAAAGTAGACACACGTTGGAAACCAGGGAGAGATGTTTGGTGGCAG GATGTTGTTCCCAATTTCCCAACTAAATGTGATGTGGAATGGGTTGATGCAGAGGATCCATTGTTTCTTCTGTACACAAGTGGCAGTACAGGAAAGCCAAAG GGTGTGTTGCATACAACTGGGGGCTATATGGTCTACTCTGCAACAACATTTAAGCATGCATTTGACTACAAGCCAGCGGACGTATACTG GTGCACTGCGGACTGTGGTTGGATTACTGGACATAGTTATGTGACATATGGTCCTCTGCTGAATGGAGCCACAGTTCTCGTTTTCGAAGGG GCTCCAAATTACCCTGATCCTGGTCGGTGTTGGGACATTGTTGACAAATATGGAGTGACAATATTTTATACCGCACCAACACTTATACGCTCACTCATGCGTGATGGTACTGAG TATGTTTCTCGGTACTCTCGCAAATCCCTCCGAGTGCTTGGAAGTGTGGGTGAGCCAATTAATCCAACTGCATGGAG ATGGTTCTATGATGTAATTGGTGACTCACGATGCCCCATATCAGATACTTGGTGGCAAACTGAAACTGGTGGATTCATG ATCACTCCTTTACCTGGCGCTTGGCCTCAAAAACCAGGATCAGCAACATTTCCTTTCTTCGGTGTGCAG CCAGTCATTGTTGATGAGAAAGGGCGGGAAATGGAAGGAGAATGCAGTGGATATCTTTGCATAAAGAAGTCATGGCCTGGGGCTTTCCGGACTCTCTATGGAGATCAAGACAGATATGAGACGACATACTTCAAACCGTTTGCTGGATATTATTTCTCGGGTGATGGCTGCAGAAG GGATAAAGATGGCTACCACTGGCTGACTGGAAGAGTTGATGACGTTATCAATGTGAG TGGACACCGGATTGGGACAGCCGAAGTTGAGTCTGCTCTGGTTTCACATCCAAAATGTGCCGAGGCCGCTGTTGTTGGTATTGACCATGAG GTTAAAGGGCAGGGGATATATGCTTTTGTGACTTTGGTGGATGGCGTTGCCTACAGTGATGATCTAAGAAAAAGCCTCATTATGACAGTCCGCGGCCAG ATTGGCGCATTTGCTGCTCCTGATAAGATCCACTGGGCACCGGGGCTCCCTAAGACACGAAGTGGGAAGATCATGCGAAGAATCCTGCGGAAAATTGCATCCAGGCAACTAGACGAGCTCGGTGATACGAGCACGCTTGCTGACCCTGGTGTTGTTGACCAGCTGATTGCGCTCAGCGATAGCTGA